The Leptospira sp. WS39.C2 genome contains a region encoding:
- a CDS encoding bifunctional SulP family inorganic anion transporter/carbonic anhydrase — protein sequence MFSNLKQDIPSGIVVFLVALPLCLGVALASGAPLLSGVISGVIGGIVVGFLSHSRTSVSGPAAGLVSLVLAATAALGDYRTFLLAVFLAGFIQMGLGLLRAGFIANYVPSNVIQGLLASIGIILILKQIPHAVGFDIDPEEDFIFFQRDGENTFSELFNIHKYFSWGAVTIAISSLALMAFYDKLKWKGLRYIPSPILVILLGVFWNEVFKTNFPNFYLTEKHLVSIPSVKTWESIFAFPNFKMITDAEVWYFAFTIAAFATLETLLNLDAVERIDPHKRLASPNRELFAQGVGNSLSGLIGGLPITSVIVRSSVNIYAGASTKLSTIFHGILLALSVVFLSFSLNLIPLSSLAVILIVTGFKLTNLSLYKSIYKKGIYQFLPFIATILAIIFTDLLTGVLIGLCISFIFILKNNYKNPFSVETENLNIGETIRIELPNQVSFLNKASIKDTLWSLPENAKLIVDASNCNFIDHDILEVLEEFKSVVSVEKNIQLNLVGVKDNYELSDQVQFVNILDKEAQQKLTPNEILLFLKRGNERFVKGKWSEKYFKHQVNATAFGQNPIAVVLSCIDSRTSPEIIFDAGLGDIISIRIAGNIVNQEILGSLELSCAKIGTKLIVVLGHSNCGAVSSAIYALKDGNIASITNKIQKAIDESDSSSLKTKLGNEHIFNHVVKANVLNSIDEILKTSEFLKEKVNAGEYKIVPAFYDTSSGEVQFFQEINT from the coding sequence ATGTTTTCAAACCTCAAACAAGACATTCCTTCAGGAATCGTAGTATTTTTAGTTGCTCTCCCTCTTTGTTTAGGTGTTGCTTTGGCAAGTGGTGCACCGTTACTCTCTGGTGTCATTTCAGGTGTGATCGGAGGGATTGTAGTTGGTTTTTTAAGCCATTCTAGAACAAGCGTTAGTGGCCCCGCAGCTGGCCTAGTAAGCCTCGTACTTGCAGCGACTGCTGCACTCGGAGACTATCGAACTTTTTTACTCGCTGTTTTTTTAGCAGGTTTCATACAAATGGGTCTTGGTTTGTTACGTGCTGGTTTTATTGCGAACTACGTACCATCCAATGTGATCCAAGGATTACTTGCATCGATCGGAATCATTCTCATCTTAAAACAAATACCTCATGCAGTTGGTTTCGACATCGACCCAGAAGAAGATTTTATTTTTTTCCAACGTGATGGAGAGAACACGTTTTCAGAATTATTTAATATTCATAAATATTTTTCCTGGGGTGCAGTAACAATCGCAATATCATCGTTAGCCCTTATGGCTTTTTATGATAAACTAAAGTGGAAAGGTTTACGATACATTCCTTCTCCTATTTTGGTGATTTTATTAGGTGTATTTTGGAATGAAGTATTCAAAACCAATTTCCCGAATTTTTATTTAACAGAAAAACATTTGGTCTCAATCCCAAGCGTAAAAACCTGGGAAAGTATATTTGCATTTCCAAACTTCAAGATGATCACGGACGCGGAAGTTTGGTATTTCGCATTTACAATTGCAGCATTTGCAACTTTAGAAACATTATTAAATTTAGATGCAGTGGAAAGAATCGACCCTCACAAACGCCTCGCTTCACCAAACCGAGAATTATTTGCACAAGGAGTTGGAAATTCGTTATCTGGACTCATTGGGGGTTTACCAATTACGTCCGTCATCGTGAGAAGTTCCGTAAATATTTATGCTGGCGCCAGTACGAAACTTTCTACAATTTTCCACGGAATCCTACTTGCTTTAAGTGTTGTTTTCCTAAGTTTTTCTTTGAATTTAATCCCTTTGTCTTCCCTTGCTGTGATTCTAATTGTCACTGGTTTTAAACTAACAAATCTTTCTCTTTACAAATCCATTTATAAAAAAGGGATTTATCAATTTTTACCATTTATTGCAACCATTCTTGCCATTATTTTCACAGACCTATTAACAGGAGTCCTCATTGGACTTTGTATTAGTTTTATTTTTATCTTAAAGAATAATTATAAAAACCCATTTTCCGTGGAAACTGAGAACTTAAATATTGGAGAAACAATTCGAATAGAATTACCAAACCAAGTTTCTTTTTTAAATAAAGCCTCTATCAAAGACACACTTTGGTCTTTGCCAGAAAATGCAAAACTCATCGTTGATGCATCTAATTGTAATTTTATAGACCATGATATTTTAGAAGTTTTGGAAGAATTTAAATCTGTTGTTTCGGTAGAAAAAAATATCCAACTCAACTTAGTTGGTGTAAAAGATAATTATGAACTAAGCGACCAAGTTCAATTTGTAAACATTTTAGACAAAGAAGCACAACAAAAATTAACTCCTAACGAGATCCTTCTGTTTTTAAAGAGAGGGAATGAACGTTTCGTGAAAGGAAAATGGTCTGAAAAATATTTCAAACACCAAGTGAATGCAACCGCCTTTGGCCAAAACCCAATTGCGGTTGTCCTTTCATGTATTGATTCTCGTACAAGTCCAGAGATCATTTTTGATGCGGGTCTTGGAGACATCATATCCATTCGCATTGCCGGGAATATAGTAAACCAAGAAATCCTTGGAAGTTTAGAACTTTCTTGCGCTAAGATTGGAACCAAACTGATTGTTGTTTTAGGTCATTCCAATTGTGGAGCCGTCTCTAGCGCCATATATGCTCTAAAAGATGGGAATATAGCAAGTATCACTAATAAAATCCAAAAGGCAATTGATGAGTCAGATTCCAGTTCTTTAAAAACAAAATTAGGGAATGAACATATCTTCAATCATGTAGTGAAGGCAAATGTCTTAAATTCGATAGATGAGATTTTAAAAACGAGTGAGTTTTTGAAAGAAAAAGTAAATGCCGGTGAATATAAAATTGTGCCAGCATTTTACGACACTTCTTCTGGGGAAGTTCAGTTTTTTCAGGAAATCAATACATAA
- a CDS encoding integrase core domain-containing protein, which produces MPWKETKVIEERIKFIAAVKSGNWCFADLCRDFNISRKTGYKYLKNYESEGIDGLKDKSRKRITQSNETPEKVVRLILDLREEHPSWRPKKLRPVLKARFHRLKHIPSETTIGNILRKKGLIKQKKKRPRVPQSLFPFSDVVAPNDVWCVDFKGHFTVGNGERCDPLTITDAHSRYLLACEILSKTNVEQTKAVFERVFKEYGLPIAIKSDNGAPFASKAIGGLTSLSVWWLKLGIRPERIEPGKPSQNGRHERMHRTLKEETALPPRSSLNAQQRSFDNFRDEFNRIRPHEALGFLTPSKIYKPSIREFPKKILEVAYPTHIVTDKVHESGFAQYGSHRIFFGNPFIGEVVGFEEVSDRHCRLYFANAILGILDLYTSKVLKYQRLLYRIDQ; this is translated from the coding sequence ATGCCTTGGAAGGAAACCAAAGTGATAGAAGAAAGAATCAAGTTTATAGCAGCTGTTAAAAGTGGTAACTGGTGTTTTGCGGATCTTTGCAGAGACTTTAACATATCAAGAAAAACCGGATACAAATACCTAAAAAACTATGAGTCTGAAGGCATTGATGGACTCAAAGACAAATCTAGAAAAAGAATCACCCAATCAAATGAAACTCCTGAAAAAGTCGTTCGATTGATCCTTGATTTACGTGAAGAACATCCTTCTTGGAGACCAAAGAAACTTCGTCCTGTATTGAAAGCTAGATTTCACAGGCTAAAACACATTCCCAGTGAAACAACGATCGGCAATATATTAAGAAAAAAAGGACTCATCAAACAAAAGAAAAAGCGACCAAGAGTGCCTCAGTCTCTTTTTCCTTTCTCTGATGTGGTTGCACCAAATGACGTATGGTGTGTTGATTTTAAAGGTCATTTTACAGTCGGAAATGGAGAGCGGTGTGATCCTTTGACAATCACAGATGCCCATAGTCGTTATCTTCTTGCATGCGAAATTTTAAGTAAAACGAATGTAGAACAAACAAAAGCAGTATTTGAAAGGGTTTTTAAAGAGTATGGACTTCCAATTGCTATTAAGTCTGATAATGGTGCACCCTTTGCGAGTAAGGCGATCGGTGGCCTCACGAGTCTTTCTGTTTGGTGGTTGAAGTTAGGAATTCGACCGGAAAGGATTGAGCCAGGCAAACCTTCTCAAAATGGTCGTCATGAAAGAATGCACCGAACTCTTAAAGAAGAAACTGCATTACCTCCAAGATCCAGTCTTAATGCCCAACAAAGATCCTTTGATAACTTCCGAGATGAGTTTAATCGAATTCGTCCTCATGAAGCTTTGGGTTTCTTAACTCCATCTAAAATCTACAAACCATCCATTCGTGAGTTTCCCAAAAAGATTCTAGAAGTTGCATATCCAACTCATATTGTCACTGATAAAGTTCATGAAAGTGGTTTTGCTCAATATGGATCCCATCGTATCTTCTTTGGGAATCCTTTTATTGGAGAGGTGGTTGGCTTTGAAGAGGTCTCTGACAGGCATTGTCGTCTTTATTTTGCGAACGCAATCCTTGGAATTTTAGATTTGTATACGAGTAAAGTGTTGAAATACCAAAGATTATTGTATAGAATTGATCAGTAA
- a CDS encoding fumarate reductase/succinate dehydrogenase flavoprotein subunit — translation MKLDSKIPSGPLEQKWDKHKQDIKLVNPANKRKYKVIIVGTGLAGASAAATLSELGYQVSVFCFQDSPRRAHSIAAQGGINAAKNYQNDGDSVYRLFYDTVKGGDFRAREANVYRLAQVSTNIIDQCVAQGVPFAREYGGTLSNRSFGGAQVSRTFYAKGQTGQQLLLGAYSALEKQISRGAVKMYPRTEMLELVLVDGHAKGIVVRDLVTGEISSHAGDAVILASGGYGNVFYLSTNAKGSNVTATYRAYKKGAAFANPCYTQIHPTCIPQSGDYQSKLTLMSESLRNDGRVWVPKKKDDLRPPHEIPEEERDYYLERKYPSYGNLAPRDISSRSAKEACDNGLGVGPKVGDKRLGVYLDFSDSIKRLGENVVADRYDNLFQMYERITGENPYKVPMRIYPAVHYTMGGLWVDYNLMSNIPGLHVLGEANFSDHGANRLGASALMQGLADGYFVIPYTIGDYFAKEGAKNISTDRPEFKEAEARVREMTNKFLSINGNKTPDDFHRALGKIMWDQCGMARNEKGLKDALKKIPELREEFWKNVKVAGKGEELNQELEKAGRVADFLEFGELMCLDALTREESCGGHFREEHQTEDGEAKRNDDKFCHVSAWEYQGEGKTPVEHREKLEYENIHLAVRSYK, via the coding sequence ATGAAATTAGATTCAAAAATACCATCAGGCCCATTAGAACAAAAATGGGACAAACACAAACAAGACATCAAATTAGTCAATCCAGCTAACAAACGTAAATACAAAGTGATCATCGTAGGAACTGGTCTTGCTGGTGCATCAGCTGCAGCAACTTTATCCGAACTTGGTTACCAAGTATCCGTATTTTGTTTCCAAGACAGTCCAAGACGAGCTCACTCGATTGCGGCACAAGGTGGAATCAATGCTGCAAAGAACTACCAAAACGACGGTGACTCGGTTTACAGATTGTTTTATGACACTGTAAAAGGTGGGGACTTCCGTGCAAGAGAAGCAAACGTATATCGTTTGGCACAAGTATCAACAAACATCATTGACCAGTGTGTAGCACAAGGTGTTCCTTTTGCTCGTGAATATGGTGGAACCTTATCCAACCGTTCCTTTGGTGGTGCCCAAGTTTCTCGTACTTTTTATGCAAAAGGCCAAACCGGACAACAATTACTCCTTGGTGCCTATTCTGCTCTAGAAAAACAAATCTCTCGTGGTGCAGTGAAAATGTATCCAAGAACAGAGATGTTAGAACTCGTTTTAGTGGATGGCCATGCGAAAGGCATTGTGGTTCGTGACTTAGTGACGGGTGAAATTTCTTCTCATGCAGGGGATGCGGTGATTTTGGCTTCCGGTGGTTACGGGAACGTATTTTACCTTTCCACCAATGCAAAAGGATCCAACGTAACAGCAACATACCGTGCTTATAAAAAAGGGGCAGCATTTGCAAACCCTTGTTACACCCAAATCCACCCAACTTGTATCCCACAATCGGGAGACTACCAATCAAAACTCACTCTTATGTCGGAATCCCTCCGAAATGACGGACGTGTTTGGGTTCCTAAGAAAAAAGATGACCTTCGCCCTCCTCACGAAATCCCAGAGGAAGAAAGAGATTATTACTTAGAAAGAAAATACCCGTCTTATGGTAACCTTGCCCCACGTGATATTTCATCTCGTTCAGCAAAAGAAGCTTGTGACAATGGTCTTGGTGTAGGCCCAAAAGTTGGGGACAAACGGCTTGGTGTGTATTTGGATTTTTCTGATTCCATCAAACGATTGGGAGAAAACGTTGTTGCTGACCGTTACGACAACCTCTTCCAAATGTATGAGCGCATCACTGGGGAGAACCCATACAAAGTGCCTATGCGAATTTACCCTGCGGTTCACTATACTATGGGTGGACTTTGGGTAGATTATAACCTCATGTCCAATATCCCTGGTCTCCACGTCCTTGGAGAAGCAAACTTCTCCGACCATGGAGCAAACCGTCTTGGGGCATCGGCTCTCATGCAAGGTCTTGCGGATGGATACTTTGTGATCCCTTACACAATTGGTGATTATTTTGCTAAAGAAGGAGCCAAAAACATTTCCACTGACCGCCCTGAATTCAAAGAAGCAGAAGCACGTGTTCGTGAAATGACTAACAAATTCCTTTCCATCAACGGGAATAAAACACCTGATGATTTCCACAGAGCTCTTGGAAAAATCATGTGGGACCAATGTGGTATGGCAAGAAACGAAAAAGGCCTAAAAGATGCTTTGAAAAAAATCCCTGAACTTCGTGAAGAATTCTGGAAGAATGTAAAAGTTGCGGGCAAAGGGGAAGAACTCAACCAAGAGTTAGAAAAAGCAGGTCGTGTTGCCGATTTCTTAGAATTTGGTGAACTCATGTGCCTTGATGCACTCACAAGAGAAGAATCTTGTGGTGGTCACTTCCGCGAAGAACACCAAACAGAAGATGGCGAAGCAAAACGTAACGATGATAAATTCTGCCACGTATCCGCTTGGGAATACCAAGGAGAAGGAAAAACTCCAGTAGAACACCGAGAAAAACTCGAATACGAAAACATCCACTTAGCCGTAAGGAGCTACAAATAA
- a CDS encoding succinate dehydrogenase cytochrome b subunit produces MTLSLDFFRSSIGKKIIMAITGFIWFGFVILHMVGNLQVFQGPEKLNTYAKFLKDLGPLLWVARIGLIVAFFGHVCTAILLKFENGSARPVSYAKNTTIQASFASRTMAYSGLLLLTFLVYHLAHFTLGYTNPDHYTHEYILKNGDVVHDVYAMVILGFQDPTIAISYIVFMVFLALHFSHALGSMLQTLGILAPKHNPTIQKISTGLGLLVFVGNCSMPLSILLGYVR; encoded by the coding sequence ATGACGTTGAGTCTAGACTTCTTTCGTTCCTCAATTGGAAAGAAGATCATAATGGCCATTACCGGATTTATCTGGTTTGGATTCGTGATCCTTCACATGGTCGGAAACCTTCAAGTTTTCCAAGGACCAGAAAAATTAAACACCTATGCAAAGTTTCTCAAAGATTTAGGACCCCTTCTCTGGGTTGCACGGATTGGACTCATCGTGGCTTTTTTTGGACACGTTTGTACTGCCATCCTCCTAAAATTTGAAAACGGTTCTGCAAGACCTGTATCTTACGCAAAGAATACAACCATCCAAGCATCGTTTGCATCTCGTACGATGGCTTATAGTGGGTTATTACTTTTAACGTTTCTTGTTTACCATTTAGCACATTTCACCTTAGGGTATACAAACCCTGACCACTACACTCACGAATACATTCTGAAGAATGGTGATGTAGTACATGATGTGTATGCTATGGTCATCCTCGGATTCCAAGACCCAACGATTGCAATCAGTTATATTGTATTCATGGTTTTCCTTGCCTTACATTTTTCCCATGCATTGGGCTCCATGTTACAAACATTAGGGATCCTTGCACCAAAACACAACCCCACAATCCAAAAAATTTCCACAGGACTAGGACTCCTTGTTTTTGTTGGAAATTGTTCCATGCCACTCTCGATTTTACTCGGGTATGTTCGTTAA
- a CDS encoding SRPBCC domain-containing protein, which yields MENNQTETIIEKNRVIYKRYFDVDSELLFEVWSKPEHLTEWWGPDGFTLTIIRLDFSIGGIWEFVMHGPDGHDYKNKIQFLDIKKPISITYKHIGDGDGDVDVDFESRIIFEKSGDGTIFTMEQVFSSKQELERVNKKYGAIEGGKQHLGNLGNYLDKIVKTI from the coding sequence ATGGAAAATAACCAAACAGAAACAATTATAGAAAAAAATAGAGTTATTTATAAACGTTACTTTGATGTAGATTCTGAATTATTATTCGAAGTTTGGTCTAAACCGGAACATTTAACGGAATGGTGGGGACCAGATGGTTTTACATTAACGATTATAAGATTAGATTTTTCCATCGGTGGTATTTGGGAATTTGTGATGCATGGTCCAGATGGGCATGACTATAAAAATAAAATCCAATTCTTAGACATCAAAAAACCAATTTCAATCACTTACAAACATATCGGTGATGGAGATGGTGATGTGGATGTTGATTTTGAATCTAGGATAATCTTTGAAAAATCTGGTGATGGAACAATTTTTACCATGGAACAAGTTTTTTCCAGCAAACAAGAGTTAGAGAGAGTCAACAAAAAATACGGTGCCATTGAAGGTGGAAAACAACATTTAGGGAATCTCGGTAATTATTTGGATAAAATTGTAAAAACAATCTGA
- a CDS encoding L,D-transpeptidase yields MLLGTLESTLFPQISWFSLKISTPFSAFDQYFQKNWRFFRILVLILAIATPVTLASEPKNHRVSNLSDAEQIILILGKPGETKGELYFFSMEGGEWKQFSQKIPVRFGRSGLIQKEFKREGDGYTPYGSFPIQRVLGRSKRSIPNLEYTQIQKNDYWSDVSTSKHYNQMIRKKEKGATSLWNSSNYQLFIVLEHNTNPSIPGYGSMIFLHPWEETKPTSGCIGIKLVDLESIIQNLDGKKNPYILIVSSDEAI; encoded by the coding sequence TTGCTTCTTGGCACTTTGGAATCCACTCTTTTCCCTCAAATTTCCTGGTTTTCCCTAAAAATTTCCACTCCATTTTCCGCATTCGACCAGTATTTTCAAAAAAATTGGAGATTTTTCCGGATTCTAGTCCTGATTTTAGCAATTGCGACTCCCGTTACGCTGGCATCCGAACCAAAAAACCACCGAGTCTCTAACCTTTCAGATGCCGAACAAATCATATTAATTCTGGGAAAGCCAGGGGAAACGAAGGGTGAACTATATTTTTTTAGTATGGAAGGGGGTGAATGGAAACAATTTTCCCAAAAAATTCCCGTGCGGTTTGGGAGGAGTGGACTCATCCAAAAAGAATTCAAACGTGAAGGGGATGGGTATACACCTTACGGAAGTTTCCCGATCCAAAGAGTTCTAGGAAGATCAAAACGGTCTATTCCAAATTTAGAATACACTCAAATACAAAAAAACGATTATTGGAGTGATGTATCCACATCCAAACATTATAACCAAATGATCCGTAAAAAAGAAAAGGGTGCCACTTCTTTGTGGAATTCTTCGAATTACCAATTATTTATTGTTTTGGAACACAATACGAATCCAAGTATTCCAGGGTATGGAAGTATGATATTTTTACACCCGTGGGAGGAAACCAAACCAACGTCAGGTTGTATTGGTATAAAATTAGTTGATTTAGAATCAATAATCCAAAATTTGGATGGTAAAAAAAATCCTTACATTCTTATTGTTTCATCTGATGAAGCCATCTAG
- a CDS encoding succinate dehydrogenase/fumarate reductase iron-sulfur subunit, which translates to MKLHLKVWRQKDKNDKGRMVSYEAKNVSEHMSFLEMLDVVNDDLIKKGDDPIAFDHDCREGICGSCSMVINGVPHGPEKGTTTCQLHMRKFKDGDTVVIEPWRAKAFPVTKDLVVDRSAFDRIIQAGGYVNVNTGGAPDGNALPIPKVDADLAMDAATCIGCGACVAACKNASAMLFVSAKVSHLALLPQGVVEKKERVRKMVNAMDKEGFGNCTNQYECEAACPKEISVNFITRLNREYISS; encoded by the coding sequence ATGAAGTTACACCTTAAAGTTTGGAGACAAAAAGACAAAAACGATAAAGGTCGTATGGTCAGTTACGAAGCAAAAAACGTAAGCGAACATATGTCCTTTTTGGAAATGCTTGATGTTGTAAACGACGACCTCATCAAAAAGGGAGATGATCCCATTGCTTTCGACCACGACTGCCGCGAAGGAATTTGTGGATCTTGTTCCATGGTGATCAACGGTGTTCCTCATGGTCCAGAAAAAGGAACCACAACTTGCCAATTGCATATGCGTAAGTTCAAAGATGGCGACACGGTTGTCATCGAACCTTGGCGAGCCAAAGCCTTCCCTGTCACAAAAGACCTCGTGGTAGACAGATCAGCTTTTGATCGCATCATCCAAGCTGGTGGTTACGTGAACGTAAACACTGGAGGAGCACCAGATGGAAACGCACTGCCGATTCCAAAAGTGGATGCGGATCTTGCGATGGACGCTGCAACTTGTATTGGTTGCGGGGCATGTGTTGCAGCATGTAAAAATGCATCGGCCATGTTGTTTGTTTCGGCAAAGGTTTCCCACCTAGCTCTTTTACCACAAGGGGTGGTAGAGAAAAAAGAACGAGTTCGAAAAATGGTAAATGCAATGGACAAAGAAGGTTTTGGAAATTGTACAAACCAATACGAATGTGAAGCAGCATGTCCAAAAGAAATTTCGGTCAATTTCATCACTCGTCTGAATAGAGAATACATCTCTAGCTAA
- a CDS encoding flavin-containing monooxygenase: protein MANQTIRDPKVVIIGAGMTGILLAIEFNRMGVHDVTILEKKNDLGGTWRENTYPGVACDIPAHMYTYSFAPNPEWSHRFAHGDEIQAYFKRVSDEFKITPKIHFNEAVTEASYQNGKWTTKSSKGNTYVSDFLISATGILHHPAKPNIQGLESFQGKCFHTAEWDHSVNLEGKRIGIIGTGSTAAQVIPEMIKVGKKVSVFQRTPQWIVKVPDTIYTEKDKKKWRKEPNILKRFHKWYTFAVEQTFSKAVIGKKIPHLLMSFLCKRNLRTSIKDPVLRQKLTPNYRVGCKRVIVNSTFYDAIQKPNADLVTEGIEKITEKGVVTKDGKLNELDILILATGFHPFNFMRPMNLTGENGISIESVWKKKVQAYRSLFIPHFPNFVLMLGPNTPIGNFSVIAMSEVQTKYVLKIVNDWRKGKFNAIDAKEEALQRFAAYLKKGMVGTVWLGGCQSWYLDPDGDPAMWPYTWSRWEKEMKTPDYQDFNLITN, encoded by the coding sequence ATGGCTAATCAAACTATCAGGGATCCAAAGGTCGTCATCATTGGCGCAGGTATGACAGGAATCCTCCTTGCAATCGAATTCAATCGTATGGGTGTTCATGACGTCACCATTTTAGAGAAAAAAAACGATTTAGGTGGTACATGGCGTGAGAACACATATCCTGGTGTCGCTTGTGACATCCCAGCACATATGTATACTTATAGTTTTGCACCTAACCCAGAATGGAGCCACAGGTTTGCCCATGGAGATGAAATCCAAGCTTACTTCAAACGTGTGAGTGATGAATTCAAAATCACACCAAAAATACATTTCAACGAAGCTGTAACAGAAGCATCTTACCAGAATGGAAAATGGACTACAAAATCTTCGAAAGGAAATACTTACGTTTCGGATTTTCTGATTTCAGCTACAGGTATCTTACACCATCCAGCAAAACCAAACATCCAAGGACTGGAAAGTTTCCAAGGAAAATGTTTTCACACAGCTGAATGGGACCATTCCGTAAATTTGGAAGGCAAACGCATAGGAATCATTGGAACCGGTTCCACCGCAGCACAAGTGATTCCTGAAATGATTAAAGTGGGAAAAAAAGTTTCTGTATTCCAAAGAACTCCACAATGGATTGTCAAAGTTCCAGATACTATCTATACGGAAAAAGACAAAAAAAAATGGAGGAAGGAACCAAATATCCTCAAACGATTTCATAAATGGTATACCTTCGCCGTGGAACAAACATTTTCCAAAGCAGTCATTGGTAAAAAAATCCCACATTTACTGATGAGTTTTTTATGCAAAAGAAATTTGCGTACATCAATTAAAGATCCTGTTCTCAGACAAAAACTAACTCCAAATTATCGGGTTGGTTGCAAACGTGTCATTGTAAATTCAACTTTTTACGATGCTATCCAAAAACCAAATGCTGATTTGGTGACGGAAGGAATCGAAAAAATCACTGAAAAAGGTGTGGTTACAAAAGACGGAAAACTAAATGAATTGGATATTTTGATTTTGGCAACTGGATTCCATCCTTTTAATTTCATGAGACCAATGAACCTAACAGGTGAGAATGGAATTTCCATTGAATCCGTATGGAAAAAGAAAGTGCAAGCCTATCGGTCACTTTTTATCCCACATTTTCCTAACTTTGTTTTGATGCTCGGACCAAACACTCCTATTGGAAATTTTTCTGTGATTGCGATGAGTGAAGTACAAACCAAATACGTTCTAAAAATCGTAAATGATTGGAGAAAAGGTAAATTCAATGCGATAGATGCGAAAGAAGAAGCATTACAGCGATTTGCTGCTTATCTTAAAAAAGGAATGGTTGGAACAGTTTGGCTCGGAGGTTGTCAAAGTTGGTATTTGGATCCGGATGGAGATCCGGCAATGTGGCCTTATACTTGGAGTCGATGGGAAAAGGAAATGAAGACTCCTGATTACCAAGATTTTAACCTAATCACAAATTAA
- a CDS encoding DoxX family membrane protein: MKILYIVVRLLLGALFLFSSIAVLFNLVPEPEITGNMKVFNDGIKASGYLLTLIKVTELVCAIAFLSGRFVPLASVIIAPVVVNILLVHIMIAPEGLAVGIFVVVANAFLGYYNRSAFKPLFVPVHKV; this comes from the coding sequence ATGAAAATTTTATATATTGTTGTCAGGCTGTTGTTAGGTGCTTTGTTTCTGTTTTCATCGATTGCTGTATTGTTTAATTTAGTTCCAGAGCCAGAAATCACAGGGAATATGAAGGTGTTTAATGACGGAATCAAAGCCTCTGGTTATTTACTAACCTTAATTAAAGTTACAGAACTTGTTTGTGCCATTGCATTTTTAAGCGGTCGTTTCGTTCCGTTAGCGTCTGTCATCATTGCTCCCGTTGTTGTGAATATTCTTTTAGTCCACATCATGATCGCACCTGAAGGTCTTGCTGTAGGAATCTTTGTCGTAGTTGCCAATGCATTTTTGGGGTATTACAACCGTTCGGCTTTCAAACCATTGTTTGTTCCCGTTCACAAGGTATAA
- a CDS encoding ArsR/SmtB family transcription factor encodes MNAFAVLADETRRDIIRLVAKKGELSSTEISQNFQMTPPAVSQHLKLLKEAKILHVKKDAQKRIYSLNQEGMKEMEDWILEIKSLWTKRLDRLDRYVMKLKKENKNGK; translated from the coding sequence ATGAATGCTTTTGCAGTTTTAGCTGATGAGACAAGAAGAGATATTATTCGACTTGTTGCCAAAAAAGGGGAGCTTAGCTCAACAGAAATTAGTCAGAACTTTCAAATGACTCCTCCAGCAGTTTCCCAACATTTAAAACTACTCAAAGAAGCAAAAATCCTTCATGTGAAAAAAGATGCGCAGAAACGTATTTATAGTTTGAACCAAGAAGGTATGAAGGAAATGGAAGATTGGATTTTGGAAATCAAAAGTCTTTGGACGAAACGTTTGGATCGGTTAGATCGTTATGTAATGAAATTAAAAAAGGAAAACAAAAATGGAAAATAA